The following coding sequences lie in one Aquabacterium olei genomic window:
- a CDS encoding biotin synthase produces the protein MTDAPLPPVSPQPAALARQLRRLATLPSPPWLHGEVARRLADKLGPIRIEPAHWVDWSAWLGEGVSPVAARYPDARRWVIEPTPALTTRSTEAWQASHASPWWARWRRTTPPVATMGDPHPEGWPADGVQMVWANMTLHAAADLPGLLAHWHGLLDTNGFLMCSGLGPDTARELRDLYRALGWPLPTVDFIDMHDLGDELVKAGFQDPVMDMERLTLTWPDAEAMLAELRTWGGNVAVGRHAGLRTPRWRARLLEALHTHCRRPDGRLGLTLELVYGHALKPLPRPRLAAETRVSLDDMKRMVRHVGDKG, from the coding sequence ATGACCGACGCCCCTCTGCCGCCCGTTTCTCCCCAGCCCGCCGCCCTGGCGCGCCAGCTCCGCCGCCTCGCGACCCTGCCGTCGCCGCCGTGGCTGCATGGCGAGGTGGCGCGGCGCCTGGCCGACAAGCTCGGCCCCATCCGCATCGAGCCCGCCCACTGGGTGGACTGGTCGGCCTGGCTGGGGGAGGGGGTGTCGCCCGTGGCCGCCCGCTATCCCGATGCCCGGCGCTGGGTGATCGAGCCCACACCGGCGCTCACCACCCGCAGCACGGAGGCCTGGCAGGCATCTCACGCCTCGCCCTGGTGGGCACGCTGGCGGCGCACCACCCCGCCCGTGGCCACGATGGGCGACCCGCACCCGGAAGGCTGGCCCGCCGATGGGGTGCAGATGGTCTGGGCCAACATGACGCTGCATGCCGCCGCCGACCTGCCCGGCCTGCTGGCGCACTGGCACGGCCTGCTCGACACGAATGGCTTCCTGATGTGCAGCGGGCTGGGGCCCGACACCGCGCGCGAACTGCGTGATCTGTACCGCGCGCTGGGCTGGCCCTTGCCCACGGTCGATTTCATCGACATGCACGACCTGGGCGATGAACTTGTCAAGGCCGGCTTTCAGGACCCGGTGATGGACATGGAGCGCCTGACCCTGACCTGGCCGGATGCCGAGGCCATGCTGGCCGAACTGCGCACCTGGGGCGGCAACGTGGCGGTGGGCCGCCATGCCGGCTTGCGCACACCACGCTGGCGTGCCCGCTTGCTCGAGGCCCTGCACACCCATTGCCGCCGCCCGGATGGCCGCCTGGGTCTGACGCTGGAGCTGGTCTATGGCCATGCGCTCAAGCCACTGCCCCGGCCCCGCCTGGCCGCCGAGACCCGCGTGTCGCTCGACGACATGAAGCGCATGGTGCGCCACGTTGGTGACAAGGGGTGA
- the recD gene encoding exodeoxyribonuclease V subunit alpha, whose translation MSPPRSRSNDDAAQFGLDFDAAPAPALAGPPMAAPDLLATLRAWSESGWLRRLDSALAAFVLDTDPAASPVLLFAVAVLAQMEGRGHTCLPLQPLVEDATAVLGWASPAREACQAVRDTLPATVAEWTEALSASLAVRVAHAAADQGQPFVLAGPAHAPRLYLRRYWDHEREVARQLRERASRTWPVEAPAVQRWLDRLFGPPAAPAAGSSDEPDWQRLACAVAVRAGLAVITGGPGTGKTYTAARLLALLFALDPEPDRLRVALAAPTGKAAARLKQSIDTSLQGLAEALDGHLDLTALTQRIGAARTLHALLGARPDTRRMQHDATRPLDVDVLIVDEASMIHLEMMSALLQALPPTARLVLLGDKDQLASVEAGAVLGDLCRDAEAGAYSPDTVRYAAEATGLMLPVRYHTTAGRRPPLLAQQTVMLRQSRRFSGPIGQLALAVNAGKAVDVRAVLQSAGGGAVHANEHATTPEVLALAVHGRPGAVASYRDYLTVVAARPQPGAEAHAAWVASALRAFERFRLLCAVREGDWGAIGLNRLVERALAQAGLLTPRGEWYVGRPVMVTRNDPSLGVFNGDIGLTLPPATPGGALRVWFLDGEQLRSVGVSRLAHVETAFAMTVHKSQGSEFEHTVLVLPPHGGVLLNRELVYTGITRAREAFTLMAPQPGLLAAATQRPTRRASGLIDLLAPTADHPNA comes from the coding sequence ATGAGCCCGCCCCGTTCCCGCTCCAACGACGATGCGGCCCAGTTCGGGCTGGACTTCGACGCCGCACCCGCACCCGCGCTGGCCGGCCCGCCGATGGCTGCGCCCGACCTGCTCGCCACGCTGCGCGCCTGGAGCGAGTCAGGCTGGCTGCGCCGCCTCGACAGCGCCCTGGCGGCCTTCGTGCTCGACACCGATCCCGCTGCGTCGCCCGTGCTGCTGTTTGCCGTGGCCGTGCTGGCCCAGATGGAAGGCCGTGGCCACACCTGCCTGCCGTTGCAACCGCTGGTGGAAGACGCCACCGCCGTGCTCGGCTGGGCCTCTCCGGCACGCGAGGCCTGCCAGGCCGTGCGCGACACGCTGCCCGCGACGGTGGCGGAATGGACCGAAGCCCTGTCGGCCAGCCTGGCCGTGCGCGTGGCCCACGCAGCGGCCGACCAGGGGCAGCCCTTCGTGCTGGCGGGCCCGGCGCACGCGCCACGACTCTATCTGCGCCGCTACTGGGATCACGAACGCGAGGTGGCGCGGCAACTGCGCGAGCGCGCCAGTCGAACCTGGCCCGTGGAAGCGCCGGCCGTCCAGCGCTGGCTTGACCGTCTGTTCGGCCCTCCCGCCGCACCGGCCGCAGGCTCATCCGATGAGCCGGACTGGCAACGGCTCGCTTGTGCCGTGGCCGTGCGCGCGGGCCTCGCCGTCATCACCGGCGGGCCCGGGACGGGCAAGACCTACACGGCCGCCCGCCTGCTCGCCCTGCTGTTCGCGCTCGACCCCGAACCCGACCGCTTGCGCGTGGCCCTGGCCGCCCCTACTGGCAAGGCCGCAGCGCGGCTCAAGCAGTCCATCGACACCTCGCTGCAGGGCCTGGCCGAAGCGCTCGACGGCCACCTCGATCTGACTGCCCTCACACAGCGCATCGGCGCCGCCCGCACCCTGCACGCGTTGTTGGGTGCCCGGCCCGACACGCGCCGCATGCAACACGACGCGACCCGCCCGCTCGACGTGGACGTGCTGATCGTCGACGAGGCCTCGATGATCCACCTGGAGATGATGTCGGCCTTGCTGCAAGCCTTGCCGCCTACCGCCCGCCTGGTGTTGCTGGGCGACAAGGACCAGCTCGCATCGGTCGAAGCCGGTGCCGTGCTCGGCGACCTCTGCCGCGATGCGGAGGCCGGGGCCTACAGCCCGGACACCGTCCGTTACGCAGCCGAGGCCACGGGCCTGATGCTGCCGGTGCGCTACCACACCACCGCGGGCCGCCGGCCGCCGCTGCTGGCCCAGCAGACGGTGATGCTGCGTCAGAGCCGGCGTTTCAGCGGCCCGATCGGGCAACTGGCGTTGGCGGTGAACGCGGGCAAGGCGGTCGATGTGCGCGCCGTGCTGCAGTCGGCCGGGGGCGGGGCGGTGCACGCCAACGAGCACGCCACCACGCCGGAGGTGCTCGCTCTGGCGGTGCACGGCCGCCCAGGGGCCGTGGCCAGCTACCGAGATTACCTGACGGTGGTGGCCGCGCGGCCGCAGCCCGGCGCCGAAGCCCATGCAGCCTGGGTGGCGTCGGCCCTGCGCGCTTTTGAACGCTTTCGCCTGCTGTGCGCCGTGCGCGAGGGCGACTGGGGTGCCATCGGCCTCAACCGCCTCGTGGAGCGGGCGCTGGCGCAGGCCGGCCTGCTGACACCGCGTGGCGAGTGGTACGTCGGGCGACCCGTCATGGTGACCCGCAACGATCCGTCATTGGGCGTCTTCAACGGCGACATCGGGCTCACCCTGCCGCCGGCCACGCCGGGCGGGGCGCTGCGGGTCTGGTTTCTGGATGGCGAGCAGTTGCGATCGGTGGGCGTCAGCCGCCTGGCCCACGTCGAAACGGCCTTTGCCATGACGGTGCACAAGAGCCAGGGTTCCGAGTTCGAGCACACGGTGCTGGTGCTGCCGCCGCACGGGGGGGTGCTGCTCAACCGCGAGCTGGTCTACACCGGTATCACCCGCGCCCGCGAGGCCTTCACGCTGATGGCGCCGCAGCCCGGGCTGCTGGCGGCCGCCACGCAGCGCCCCACGCGCCGTGCCAGCGGCCTGATCGACCTGCTGGCCCCGACGGCGGATCACCCCAACGCCTGA
- a CDS encoding ComF family protein has protein sequence MPALPRPRHQPPATGGFWSWLTGLPGAPCRTCGRWQGQVICQDCLPLLAPHRPRCSRCAITLPAAHPAGEPCLLCEDYPPAFDRAVAAVDYVAPWNGLIGRLKFHEEAALAAALGSLLAERVAPTVRRLRPTERPLVVAAPLSTSRLCERGYNQAALLAQHVARALRLSCVPHALQKTRHTDRLMGLSADERRAAIRGAYAVRADLAPKLEGRHVALVDDVMTTGATLDELTRTLEAAGVRSVSAWVLARTPAPDRAPERTR, from the coding sequence ATGCCTGCCCTGCCCCGCCCTCGGCATCAACCGCCCGCAACGGGTGGCTTCTGGTCCTGGCTGACCGGTCTGCCCGGCGCCCCCTGTCGCACCTGCGGGCGGTGGCAAGGTCAGGTGATCTGCCAGGACTGCCTGCCCTTGCTGGCGCCCCATCGGCCGCGTTGCTCCCGTTGCGCCATCACGCTGCCCGCCGCTCACCCGGCGGGCGAGCCTTGCCTGCTGTGCGAAGACTACCCGCCTGCATTCGACCGTGCGGTGGCCGCTGTGGACTACGTCGCCCCATGGAACGGTCTGATTGGTCGGCTCAAGTTTCATGAGGAAGCGGCCCTGGCCGCCGCGCTGGGCAGTTTGCTGGCCGAGCGCGTGGCACCCACGGTGCGCCGCCTGCGACCGACTGAACGGCCGCTGGTGGTGGCCGCGCCGCTGTCGACCTCACGGCTGTGCGAGCGCGGCTACAACCAGGCGGCTCTGCTGGCGCAGCATGTGGCGCGGGCCCTGCGACTGAGCTGCGTGCCGCACGCCCTGCAGAAGACGCGACACACCGACCGGCTGATGGGCCTGTCGGCCGACGAGCGGCGTGCGGCGATCCGGGGCGCCTACGCCGTGCGGGCCGATCTGGCGCCGAAGCTGGAAGGCCGCCATGTGGCGCTGGTTGACGATGTGATGACCACCGGCGCCACGCTGGACGAGCTCACCCGCACGCTGGAGGCCGCCGGGGTGCGCAGCGTGTCGGCCTGGGTGCTGGCGCGCACGCCGGCACCCGACCGCGCCCCGGAGCGCACGCGCTGA
- the ctaD gene encoding cytochrome c oxidase subunit I has translation MSAVLGQGGHGHVHGHDDHAHDHPHGWRRWVYATNHKDIGTLYMLFALTMLMIGGVLALGIRAELFQPGLQLVNPELFNQLTTMHGIIMVFGAIMPAFVGFANWMLPLQIGASDMAFARMNNFSFWLMIPAALLLVGSFFMPGGAPAAGWTLYAPLTLQMGPSMDAGIFAMHLLGASSIMGSINIIVTILNMRAPGMTLMKMPMFAWTWLITAYLLIAVMPVLAGAITMTLTDRHFGTSFFNPAGGGDPVMYQHIFWFFGHPEVYIMILPAFGIISQIVPAFARKKLFGYTSMVYATASIAILSFIVWAHHMFATGMPVTGQLFFMYATMLISVPTGVKVFNWIATMWRGSMTFEGPMLWAVGFIFVFTMGGFTGLILSVAPIDIQLQDTYYVVAHFHYVLVAGSLFALFAGFYYWGPKWTGVMVPDWKGKLHFWWSLIAFNVTFFPMHFLGLAGMPRRYADYAMQFADFNALASVGAFAFGFAQVYFIFGVLIPAMRGKGEPAPAKPWEGAEGLEWEVPSPAPFHTFETPPKLDATATRVVG, from the coding sequence ATGAGTGCAGTGCTCGGTCAAGGCGGCCACGGCCACGTTCACGGCCATGATGACCACGCCCACGACCATCCGCACGGGTGGCGTCGGTGGGTCTATGCCACCAACCACAAGGACATCGGCACGCTTTACATGCTGTTCGCGCTGACGATGCTGATGATCGGCGGCGTGCTGGCTCTGGGTATCCGTGCCGAGCTTTTCCAGCCCGGGCTGCAACTGGTCAACCCCGAGCTGTTCAACCAGCTCACCACCATGCACGGCATCATCATGGTGTTCGGCGCGATCATGCCGGCCTTCGTGGGCTTCGCGAACTGGATGTTGCCGCTGCAGATCGGCGCCTCCGACATGGCCTTCGCGCGCATGAACAACTTCAGCTTCTGGCTGATGATTCCCGCGGCGCTGCTGCTGGTCGGCTCGTTCTTCATGCCGGGCGGCGCACCTGCGGCGGGCTGGACCCTGTACGCACCGCTCACGCTGCAGATGGGCCCCTCGATGGATGCGGGCATCTTTGCCATGCACCTTCTGGGTGCCTCGTCCATCATGGGCTCGATCAACATCATCGTCACCATCCTCAACATGCGCGCGCCCGGCATGACGCTGATGAAGATGCCGATGTTCGCGTGGACCTGGCTGATCACCGCCTACCTGCTGATTGCCGTGATGCCCGTGCTGGCCGGCGCCATCACCATGACGCTGACCGACCGCCACTTCGGCACCAGCTTCTTCAACCCTGCGGGCGGCGGCGACCCGGTGATGTACCAGCACATCTTCTGGTTCTTCGGCCACCCCGAGGTCTACATCATGATCCTGCCGGCCTTCGGCATCATCAGCCAGATCGTGCCGGCCTTTGCCCGCAAGAAGCTGTTCGGCTACACCTCGATGGTCTATGCCACGGCCTCCATTGCCATCCTGAGCTTCATCGTCTGGGCCCACCACATGTTCGCCACCGGCATGCCGGTCACGGGCCAGCTCTTCTTCATGTACGCCACGATGCTGATCTCGGTGCCCACGGGCGTGAAGGTCTTCAACTGGATCGCCACGATGTGGAGGGGCTCGATGACCTTCGAGGGCCCGATGCTCTGGGCCGTCGGCTTCATCTTCGTGTTCACCATGGGCGGCTTCACGGGCCTGATCCTGTCGGTGGCGCCCATCGACATCCAGCTGCAGGACACGTACTACGTGGTCGCGCACTTCCACTACGTGCTGGTGGCGGGTTCGCTGTTTGCGCTGTTTGCCGGGTTCTACTACTGGGGGCCGAAGTGGACGGGCGTCATGGTGCCGGACTGGAAGGGCAAGCTGCACTTCTGGTGGTCGCTGATCGCGTTCAATGTCACCTTCTTCCCGATGCACTTCCTGGGCCTGGCCGGCATGCCGCGCCGCTATGCCGACTACGCGATGCAGTTTGCCGACTTCAACGCGCTGGCCTCGGTGGGCGCGTTTGCCTTCGGTTTCGCCCAGGTGTACTTCATCTTCGGTGTGCTGATCCCGGCCATGCGCGGCAAGGGCGAGCCGGCCCCAGCCAAGCCCTGGGAGGGTGCTGAAGGCCTGGAATGGGAAGTGCCTTCGCCCGCGCCGTTCCACACCTTCGAGACCCCGCCCAAGCTGGATGCCACGGCCACCCGCGTGGTGGGCTGA
- the recB gene encoding exodeoxyribonuclease V subunit beta, with amino-acid sequence MSTSQTLDALRFPLWGSRLIEASAGTGKTWTIAALYLRLVLGHGGPDAHPRPVRPGEILVMTFTRAATRELSDRIRARLIEAARCFRGELQPAPHDALLRELMASYPEGASRQAAAWRLAMAAEGMDEAAVHTIDAWCQRMLREHAFDSGNLFDETLVADEARLLTEAVQDYWRQQVYPLRGEWLDRVLSIWPGVEDLAQDMKALLADPPEAHRVAGTLQHVIATEHQQWADAVNRLRAGWSERITWLRGWFATQLNDHRKDWNGNKLRADSIDKWMALLQDWADAPEPFELNFKELGTGARRLTPEGLLDARGSKAGPIEVPPVFVDAEQMLADLQGLPVPGGAARLHAAATVHARLKRLKRQTAQFGFADMVERLDQALTGSHGERLRQRILTQYPVALIDEFQDTSPRQFRLFDQLYRTADNDPQTALLLIGDPKQSIYGFRGADIHAYLQARRATEGRHYMLGTNHRSTAELVGAVNHWFARAEDRPGPGAFLFREDDDNPVPFVPVAARGRAERFVSAEGPVPALQIVHATESAHIARSVMKGFAARCAEQIVHWLNDPQAGFEQAGERFERLRPADIAVLVRTGREAAAVRRELRLRNVASVYLSEKDSVFRSQEARDLLFWLRAVAQPLDARLVRAALATRTVGLSLDELGWLAASDEAFDARSEQLRRLQTVWQTQGVLTMLRQSLHVLDLPARSLAEVDGERRLTNVLHLAELLQQASTRLEGEQALIHWLAEQIDEDGSTSEEQVVRLESDADLVKIVTMHKSKGLEYPVVCVPFGCAHRAVEKARKGVVRLPGADGQRTLHLEVDDTVQQLADRERLREDLRLLYVALTRPRHALWFGFAALKAKGKSAKCVTHLSATGYLLGGQEAIEPAGWQTLLEQLAQGQPDIALQPAALDEARPLTALQAREVPPPLAERVPYAAWFDRRWSVGSFSALVRALASPTAPSPGDRLPRPADDEAAAEAPSDEAPGATPPAIAPTSERPIRHRFTKGALAGNFLHDQLEWLATEDFALATRPQLTERLRQRCARAGHGEHAEALVAWLQAVLLTPLPGPEAALAELQHLLPEMEFWLPAQRLPAASLDAVCRAHILPGLTRPELPERELHGMLMGFADLVFEHEGRYWVLDYKSNHLGDADAAYHREALAGAMLAHRYDVQAAIYLLALHRLLRERLGEAYDPAQHLGGAVYLFLRGTEGPERGVCRVPATPALMTALDHLLDTEAPHSEVRAP; translated from the coding sequence ATGAGCACCAGCCAGACCCTGGACGCGCTGCGTTTCCCGCTGTGGGGCAGCCGCCTCATCGAAGCCAGCGCCGGCACCGGCAAGACCTGGACGATTGCCGCGCTCTACCTGCGCCTGGTGCTCGGCCACGGCGGCCCGGATGCCCATCCGCGTCCGGTTCGTCCCGGCGAGATCCTCGTGATGACCTTCACGCGGGCGGCCACCCGCGAGCTGTCCGACCGCATCCGCGCGCGCCTGATCGAGGCTGCCCGCTGCTTCCGGGGCGAACTGCAGCCGGCCCCGCACGACGCGCTGCTGCGCGAGCTGATGGCCAGCTACCCCGAGGGCGCGAGCCGTCAGGCCGCTGCATGGCGGCTGGCCATGGCCGCCGAAGGCATGGACGAAGCGGCGGTGCACACCATCGACGCCTGGTGCCAGCGCATGCTGCGCGAGCACGCCTTCGACAGCGGCAATTTGTTCGACGAGACCCTGGTGGCCGACGAGGCCCGTCTGCTGACCGAAGCGGTGCAGGACTACTGGCGCCAGCAGGTCTACCCCCTGCGCGGCGAGTGGCTGGATCGGGTGCTGAGCATCTGGCCCGGTGTTGAAGATCTCGCGCAGGACATGAAGGCGCTGCTTGCCGATCCACCCGAGGCGCACCGTGTCGCAGGCACGCTGCAGCATGTGATCGCCACCGAGCACCAGCAGTGGGCTGATGCGGTGAACCGCCTGCGCGCAGGCTGGTCCGAGCGCATCACGTGGCTGCGCGGGTGGTTCGCCACCCAGTTGAACGACCACCGGAAGGACTGGAACGGCAACAAGCTGCGCGCCGATTCGATCGACAAGTGGATGGCCTTGCTGCAGGACTGGGCCGACGCGCCGGAGCCCTTCGAGCTGAACTTCAAGGAACTGGGAACGGGCGCGCGACGTCTGACACCCGAAGGGCTGCTCGACGCGCGTGGCAGCAAGGCCGGGCCCATTGAGGTGCCGCCCGTGTTTGTCGATGCAGAGCAGATGCTCGCCGATCTGCAGGGCCTGCCCGTCCCGGGCGGTGCCGCGCGCCTCCACGCCGCAGCCACCGTGCACGCCCGCCTGAAGCGCCTGAAGCGCCAGACCGCGCAGTTCGGGTTTGCCGACATGGTCGAGCGCCTGGATCAGGCTCTGACTGGCTCACATGGTGAGCGACTTCGGCAGCGCATCCTCACGCAGTATCCGGTCGCCCTGATCGATGAGTTCCAGGACACGTCGCCGCGCCAGTTCCGCCTGTTCGATCAGCTCTACCGCACCGCCGACAACGACCCGCAGACCGCGCTGCTGCTCATTGGCGACCCCAAACAGTCCATCTACGGATTCCGGGGGGCCGACATCCACGCCTACCTGCAGGCGAGGCGCGCCACCGAAGGCCGGCATTACATGCTCGGCACCAACCACCGCTCCACCGCCGAGTTGGTGGGCGCCGTCAACCACTGGTTCGCACGGGCGGAAGACCGCCCCGGCCCCGGCGCCTTCCTGTTCCGCGAAGACGACGACAACCCCGTGCCCTTCGTGCCTGTGGCCGCCCGTGGCCGGGCTGAACGGTTCGTCAGTGCCGAAGGGCCCGTGCCCGCGCTGCAGATCGTGCATGCCACCGAGTCGGCCCACATCGCGCGCTCGGTGATGAAGGGCTTTGCCGCCCGCTGTGCCGAGCAGATCGTGCACTGGCTCAACGACCCGCAAGCGGGTTTCGAGCAGGCGGGTGAGCGGTTCGAGCGCCTGCGTCCGGCCGACATCGCCGTGCTGGTGCGCACGGGGCGCGAGGCCGCCGCAGTGCGGCGCGAGCTGCGCTTGCGCAATGTGGCTTCGGTCTACCTCTCCGAGAAGGACTCGGTCTTCCGCAGCCAGGAGGCCCGCGACCTGCTGTTCTGGCTGCGGGCGGTGGCCCAGCCGCTCGATGCCCGTCTGGTGCGTGCGGCCCTGGCCACGCGCACCGTGGGGCTGAGCCTGGATGAACTGGGCTGGCTGGCAGCGAGCGACGAGGCCTTCGACGCACGCAGCGAGCAGCTGCGTCGCCTGCAGACCGTGTGGCAGACCCAGGGCGTGCTCACCATGCTGCGCCAGAGCCTGCACGTGCTCGATCTGCCTGCGCGCAGCCTCGCTGAAGTCGATGGCGAGCGCCGGCTCACCAACGTGCTGCATCTGGCCGAACTGCTGCAGCAGGCCAGCACCCGGCTGGAGGGCGAGCAGGCCCTCATCCACTGGCTGGCCGAGCAGATCGACGAAGATGGCAGCACCAGCGAGGAGCAGGTCGTTCGCCTCGAAAGCGACGCCGACCTCGTCAAGATCGTCACCATGCACAAGAGCAAGGGCCTCGAGTATCCGGTCGTGTGCGTGCCCTTTGGCTGTGCCCACCGCGCGGTCGAGAAGGCCCGCAAGGGTGTGGTGCGCCTGCCCGGTGCCGATGGCCAGCGCACGCTGCACCTTGAAGTGGATGACACCGTGCAGCAACTGGCCGACCGCGAGCGGCTGCGAGAAGACCTGCGCCTGCTCTATGTGGCGCTGACCCGTCCGCGCCATGCGCTGTGGTTCGGCTTTGCCGCGCTCAAGGCCAAGGGCAAGAGCGCGAAATGCGTCACCCACCTGAGCGCCACAGGTTATCTCCTCGGCGGGCAGGAGGCGATCGAGCCCGCAGGATGGCAGACGTTGCTGGAACAGCTGGCCCAGGGACAGCCCGACATCGCGCTGCAGCCGGCTGCATTGGATGAAGCCCGCCCGCTCACGGCGCTGCAGGCGCGTGAAGTCCCGCCGCCACTGGCCGAACGCGTCCCCTACGCCGCATGGTTCGACCGGCGCTGGAGCGTGGGCAGCTTCTCGGCGCTGGTGCGGGCGCTGGCGAGCCCGACAGCCCCGTCCCCGGGCGATCGCCTGCCCCGCCCGGCCGACGACGAAGCCGCCGCCGAGGCGCCCTCCGATGAGGCGCCGGGCGCAACACCGCCTGCCATCGCCCCGACGAGCGAGCGCCCCATTCGCCATCGCTTCACCAAGGGCGCGCTGGCAGGCAACTTTCTGCACGATCAGCTCGAATGGCTGGCCACCGAAGACTTCGCGCTGGCCACCCGGCCGCAGCTGACCGAACGCCTGCGCCAGCGCTGCGCCCGCGCCGGCCATGGCGAGCACGCCGAGGCGCTGGTGGCGTGGCTGCAGGCCGTGCTGCTCACGCCGCTTCCCGGGCCCGAGGCGGCGCTGGCCGAGCTGCAGCACCTGCTGCCCGAAATGGAGTTCTGGCTGCCGGCGCAACGGCTGCCTGCCGCGTCGCTGGATGCCGTGTGCCGCGCGCACATCCTGCCCGGCCTGACCCGCCCCGAACTGCCCGAACGCGAGTTGCACGGCATGCTGATGGGCTTCGCCGACCTGGTGTTCGAGCACGAAGGGCGCTACTGGGTGCTCGACTACAAGTCCAACCACCTGGGCGACGCGGATGCCGCCTACCACCGCGAGGCCCTGGCTGGCGCCATGCTCGCGCACCGCTATGACGTGCAGGCTGCCATCTATCTGCTGGCCCTGCATCGCCTGCTGCGCGAGCGCCTGGGTGAGGCCTACGACCCGGCGCAGCACCTTGGCGGTGCGGTCTACCTTTTCCTGCGGGGCACCGAAGGGCCCGAGCGCGGCGTGTGCCGGGTGCCCGCCACGCCGGCGCTGATGACCGCCCTCGATCACCTGCTCGACACCGAAGCCCCTCACAGCGAGGTCCGTGCCCCATGA
- the coxB gene encoding cytochrome c oxidase subunit II, with protein sequence MSAALLLGFGVAHAVSDLPGGPAVRQYDLPPPVTRIAVEQQWLHNMMLYICGAIFVAVFGVMFYSIWKHRKSKGVKPADFHESTTVEIVWTVIPFLIVIGMALPATKVVVAQKDTTNADLTIKATGYQWKWGYDYLKGEGEGIAFVSTLDATHRALSDAGTPQGNDYLLKVDQPLVVPVDKKVRIITTANDVIHSFMVPAFGIKQDAIPGFVRDTWFRAEKVGDYYGQCAELCGKEHAYMPIHVKVLSAEDYAAWVTAKQKELQAQADDPSKVWALPDLVARGEKVYNANCAACHMANGKGSGAIKALDGSPVVLSDDKGKQIHVLLNGQNNIMPAWRQLSDTEIAAVITYTKNQWSNKTGQLVQPAEVLAMRK encoded by the coding sequence ATGTCGGCTGCATTGCTGCTGGGTTTCGGGGTGGCTCATGCCGTGAGCGACCTGCCGGGCGGACCGGCCGTGCGCCAGTACGATCTGCCCCCCCCCGTGACGCGCATCGCCGTCGAGCAGCAATGGCTGCACAACATGATGCTCTACATCTGCGGCGCCATCTTCGTCGCGGTGTTCGGCGTGATGTTCTATTCGATCTGGAAGCACCGCAAATCCAAGGGCGTCAAGCCGGCCGATTTCCATGAGTCCACCACGGTCGAGATCGTCTGGACCGTCATCCCCTTCCTCATCGTGATCGGCATGGCGCTGCCCGCCACCAAGGTGGTGGTCGCGCAGAAGGACACCACCAACGCCGACCTCACCATCAAGGCCACCGGCTACCAATGGAAGTGGGGCTATGACTACCTGAAGGGCGAGGGCGAGGGCATCGCATTCGTTTCCACGCTCGATGCCACACACCGCGCGCTGTCGGATGCCGGCACGCCGCAAGGCAATGACTACCTGCTCAAGGTCGATCAGCCGCTGGTGGTGCCGGTCGACAAGAAGGTCCGCATCATCACCACGGCCAACGATGTCATCCACTCCTTCATGGTGCCGGCCTTCGGCATCAAGCAGGATGCCATTCCCGGCTTCGTGCGCGACACCTGGTTCCGCGCCGAGAAGGTGGGCGACTACTACGGGCAGTGCGCAGAGCTGTGCGGCAAGGAGCACGCCTACATGCCGATCCACGTGAAGGTGCTGTCTGCCGAGGATTACGCTGCATGGGTGACGGCCAAGCAGAAGGAACTGCAGGCCCAGGCCGATGACCCGAGCAAGGTGTGGGCGTTGCCCGATCTCGTGGCCCGTGGCGAGAAGGTCTACAACGCCAACTGCGCTGCCTGCCACATGGCCAATGGCAAGGGCAGCGGTGCGATCAAGGCACTGGATGGTTCGCCCGTGGTGCTCAGCGACGACAAGGGCAAGCAGATCCACGTGCTGCTCAATGGTCAGAACAACATCATGCCGGCCTGGCGTCAGCTGTCCGACACCGAGATCGCGGCGGTGATCACCTACACGAAGAACCAGTGGTCGAACAAGACCGGACAGCTTGTGCAACCAGCCGAAGTGCTGGCCATGCGCAAGTGA
- a CDS encoding DUF2244 domain-containing protein produces the protein MTATLSSVRMNAPALWQFGIWRPDALLRHSGKARVRLTDQAAGWLAEWHLARERLLTPWQAGRALFLLATLALLLSAGFWLMGVAVAPLACLQLAGIGMVLTMWVRHADDRDVIALRPGLLRVERHRAGRVDTVEFNPRWVRVEPDQHDESLVRLSGHGLSVVVGDFVQRQHRRQLADEFRWALRHLDGR, from the coding sequence ATGACAGCCACCTTGTCGTCTGTTCGCATGAATGCCCCCGCGCTCTGGCAGTTCGGCATCTGGCGTCCTGACGCACTCCTTCGGCATTCCGGCAAGGCCCGCGTGCGCCTCACTGACCAGGCCGCTGGCTGGCTTGCCGAATGGCACCTCGCCCGCGAACGCCTGCTTACACCCTGGCAGGCGGGCCGGGCACTGTTTCTGCTGGCAACCCTGGCGTTGCTGCTCAGTGCGGGGTTCTGGCTGATGGGCGTGGCCGTGGCGCCGCTTGCCTGTCTGCAGTTGGCCGGCATCGGCATGGTCCTCACGATGTGGGTCCGGCACGCAGACGATCGCGACGTGATTGCCTTGCGTCCCGGTCTGCTGCGGGTTGAACGGCACCGTGCAGGGCGGGTCGACACCGTCGAATTCAACCCCCGCTGGGTGCGGGTCGAGCCCGACCAGCACGATGAATCTCTGGTGCGCCTCTCGGGCCACGGGCTCAGCGTGGTGGTGGGCGATTTCGTGCAGCGACAACACCGGCGTCAGCTGGCGGACGAGTTCCGCTGGGCGCTTCGTCACCTCGACGGCCGGTAA